From Helicoverpa zea isolate HzStark_Cry1AcR chromosome 12, ilHelZeax1.1, whole genome shotgun sequence:
AGAGTAGATTAAAAGCACCCAAAAGTGCATCTACAAAGAAGAAGACGGGactaagtaaagtaaaaaaatcctCAGGTCCCAAAGAGTTGTTGAAGAATGATAATGTGGTGATGAGGAGGCCGTGCAACCGTAAGATCTTGACCGCTGATGAAAAGGTCAAATTCTTGTTGAAACATGGACATATGCTCAAAGAGAAGTTTATAGCTAAACCACCGGTGAATGTGAAGCCTCCCTCGCCTATTAAAACACCAGGCGTTTCTAAGAAAAAACATAACAGCAATCATCCCATGATAGCAAAAAGCGGTCATCTTAAAAAGAATGCCAAATGCAATATGAAACTCGTTGGCAATATATTGAAGAATGAACTGATGATAAATGACTGCACTGCTAAGAACGGTGCAAACGGTGCAGTGTTGCGTTCACCGTTGCCAGTAGGCATGAACAATAACAATGATACAGCTATAACAGACCAAAACAATACATTTCATGACTTCTCTGATGAGGAGTGCAAGCTCTCGGGGGATGTGTCTGCTGCGTCTAACGAGGTTTCTGATGAAGAAGAATGTTCAGACAATTTGGAAGGAAAAGATACCAATAAATCTAAAAATGGCAAGAAGGCTGGTACAAAAAAGAAGACAAGTGAACAacatatcaaattaaaaaatggAGTGGTGTTGTCTTTAGCTAATTTTGAATGTGATCATTGTAAGAAGACGTTCAACAAGAAGGCTGCATTACGCAGCCACATGTACACACATCTTGGTATAAAGCAGTTTCGATGTCCGCATTGCCCACGTTTGTTTAAGAGACGCACCAACTTACACAGTCACATCGACCGCACTCACAAAGCTCTTGCAGATGATCCAGACATTTATGTTTGTAATTACTGTGATAAACCGTTCCTTGATAAAGAAACTTTGAAGGAACATCTTGCGTCTCACAGTCAAAGTGAAAATCcttttaaatgtatttactgTAACAAAGTTTTTGCCTATCACACTCTGTTGATGCAGCATGAGAGGAAACATATGGTGGGAGGCCGCCACGAGTGCACTCTCTGCAGCATGTCGTACCGCTGTCGCAATCGCCTCTACATGCATGTCAAAAGCCATTTGAAAATCAAAGATTTTGTATGCCAGTATTGTGGCAAGGACTTTTTAAGACAGAATTCACTTACAAGACATGTTGAGGTCAACCACGGTGGACATAGGATTGTGTGTCCGATCTGTAAAAAGAACTTGAAGGGGCACTTAACTGAGCATATGCGGACTCATGAGAAGAAGCGTCCGCATGTGTGTCCGGAGTGTGGACAGCGGTTCACTCAGTCCACACAGATGAACGTTCACCGTCGCTCGCACACCGGCGCGAGGCCGTACCCTTGTCGCATATGCAAGCGTCTCTTCTCTCACTCCAACGCTCTTATGCTGCATATTCGTCGTCACACAGGCGAGAAGCCATTCCCATGTGCCATGTGTCCTATGTCTTTCTCTCAGTTGCCGCACATGAAAACCCACATGAGGAAAATACACGGCAAGGAGAACCCGTACAAGTGTGCTAAGTGTAACTCCTTCTACAAGCTCAAGGCACAGCTTGATGTCCACGAGAAGACATGCACAGCAGGAACGGCCGCCAAGCCTGAGCCCAAAGGTAAAAAGAAGAAGTCCATCAAAGGTGATGACGAGATAGAAGTGGAGGCGTCCATGTCTCTCTCCCGCATGAGGTTCCTGCTCGCACTCCTCCTCACGATGATCGCTACCAAAGAAAAGCTCAAATACTTAGGTGCGTAATCTTTTATTACATACGAGTTTGTTTACACTACACTCATAAtggcactgtttttttttctttagtgtGGAGTACATTGCTTAGTGTGTGTCCGCCAATAACGGGAGCCCATATCGGCAATGCGTGCACAGTTCATAGTCATTTTCAGAGTGGCAAAATGTTGAATATCTAATGTtgacttttaataatattgtctgGTACATAAGACATCAACGCGTTTCCATTCAGTTCGCATCATCATAGGTCATTGAGTTAATCGTAGTAACAAGGTCGTAATAACAACTGCGCCGTCATTGAAAATGCAAGTGCGATCGAATCGAACAAACATTACGAAGCACTACAGTATTTGTTCACTGGGTTGCGAAATGTGCTGCGTACCGAGTGTCGTGTGCTTGTGTGAGTGCAAACTTGTTGGCACGTTGTCCATCGCATAGCTTATGTCATCCTGGTTTTTTTCTAGCGAACATACTCGTCGATGTATGAACACAGACGAGTTGCCGACGGTAAACATAATGAGTAATATTTGTGAGTGAGTTCATTTCCCattgtgttgttaatttttggtGTTGGTCGGTGTCGGCGGGTAAATGTAGGTTATCGGGAAATGGAATAAGATTTTTATGTTCGTACTTATTTGTACAAGGCTTTCGGTTGGGTAGATTATAATGGTGGTGGTCTTGAATACCTTTTTGAAACTATGATTACGAAGCTTTGTAAATAAGCTCATTATTTTTGAGGTGGAAATCTCACATGTATTTTTCTGGCAGGTTTCAACAAAAGGCTGGTGGATGAAATCCTTATAGAGTCGTTGGAGGCTATGAGTCAGACTCCTTGCAAGGACGAGTCTCTCCCGCCTGTCAAGCGCCTTCGCAAGAACATAGAAATGCTCCTAATAGGGACCGTACCCAAAGACCAGATGGAAAATTTCAAGAAAGAGAACAAGTCTACGGAAGATATCTTGGAACTGTTGACGAATGAGAAAGAGAAATGAAGTCAGAGTAAATTTATGTGGTAAGCGACATATGGGTTTTCTATCCTACGTTTGATATGTCTTGTCCAGTCCGAAGTTAGCTGTTTGTTGCGCAGTAGACTAATTTGTTCAAAAAAATCTACTTCGCAGCCAAAAAGCTAACTTCAGATTTGTAAGCCAAGCCAAGATTCGTgtgactatttatttatagttgagGTGGGTCACGAAAATCGCgtgtaaaaaatgtttaaacgACAAAGAATGCGATAAAGGTTTTTAAACGTCGACTAAAGAAGGTACCTTTAAACATGTAATAGTATCGCGTTCAAGTCCCGatcatttataaatataaaaaatgtagccctattgtttgttttaaaggATAAGCGACAAAAAATGTGACCCTTTCGTTCATTTGTTATTCTTAAACAAAGTTGCACGTGTTAAAAGTTTCATTATTCGTCATCACGTGTGTAGCCGTTTTAGGAATGCCTCGCCTTTTAGTCTGACACATCTGGCTAAATAAGGGACATGCTTTGGTTCAAGATAGGTGCATggaaattactttaaaaataaaggcaatattttttacagCTTTTGACGcaaatttttaattatacataGGTGCAGTgtctaaaaataatatcgaaTGTGCGTTTCCGTGTTGTATTTCACGaaagcaggggcccgattctcctaagttaataatgtcaaaatcgaatagaaatcgaatcgcaatatgatcataatagcagttttaaccatatcgggcattctgctactaataaaagaccaatcgtattcgattgacatttgattggtgtgcgattggtctgctattttggtgattttggtctatacggtagtttgctgtacaatcattttgcaatcgtcaatcatttgcagacaaaattattcattattgaatgacagaaaaggataaaaacgtttatttcaaagaaaaaatagcggaatgccacatacgcttcaatcgtaatcgagtcgggattggatatcagtcgaatcgagtcgaacgtgaatcgtatgacgcttaagtaaaattaggagaatcgggccccatgAAGCAGGTGATCTATGCTcatgtgtgtaaatgtacatgctTATTGTCTTGTGTAACTCTGCGACTCGGCCACTAGTGAGCGCACCCGAgtatacaaaaacaatatcCATGTACTTTCTCAACACACATAAGTATGACTCATTCCGACTTTACGATAAATAAATCATCTGTACTAAGAAATACCACAGTTTtccaaacaatattttaatgatgagataaaaacattttacatcACAACAGAGCGATTCGTTAATCTCGTTTTAATCGCCACTTGACCGcataactatatatttttataatcatcCATAGCTTGAAGTAGACtgcctttatttttgtaaataaataaatcattacaaAATTGGTATAGTACAAGTTAAAATAAGACTTTTAGCGATAAATAGTAGAAGAGGTAGACTATTTATAAGTAATATTTAGCTCATGTACTAATTTATAAATCTTACGTTACCCGCCCCGCTAATTCTGTGGCCATATTAAATGAACGGAACTATAAATAACGTATATCATCATCTTCTTCTCGCTACAGAAATACAGTTCTCGTCAAATAATGTAACTATGCCGCTCTGAAGTTAGCTACTTGTGACTTCGCTATAGTTAGAATATGTCAAAATTTAGATACAGCATTGCGGAATGCGCATTCACAGAGGCAAAGTTATTTAACGACAGCAGTA
This genomic window contains:
- the LOC124635313 gene encoding zinc finger protein 37-like isoform X1, whose translation is MANVKSRLKAPKSASTKKKTGLSKVKKSSGPKELLKNDNVVMRRPCNRKILTADEKVKFLLKHGHMLKEKFIAKPPVNVKPPSPIKTPGVSKKKHNSNHPMIAKSGHLKKNAKCNMKLVGNILKNELMINDCTAKNGANGAVLRSPLPVGMNNNNDTAITDQNNTFHDFSDEECKLSGDVSAASNEVSDEEECSDNLEGKDTNKSKNGKKAGTKKKTSEQHIKLKNGVVLSLANFECDHCKKTFNKKAALRSHMYTHLGIKQFRCPHCPRLFKRRTNLHSHIDRTHKALADDPDIYVCNYCDKPFLDKETLKEHLASHSQSENPFKCIYCNKVFAYHTLLMQHERKHMVGGRHECTLCSMSYRCRNRLYMHVKSHLKIKDFVCQYCGKDFLRQNSLTRHVEVNHGGHRIVCPICKKNLKGHLTEHMRTHEKKRPHVCPECGQRFTQSTQMNVHRRSHTGARPYPCRICKRLFSHSNALMLHIRRHTGEKPFPCAMCPMSFSQLPHMKTHMRKIHGKENPYKCAKCNSFYKLKAQLDVHEKTCTAGTAAKPEPKGKKKKSIKGDDEIEVEASMSLSRMRFLLALLLTMIATKEKLKYLGFNKRLVDEILIESLEAMSQTPCKDESLPPVKRLRKNIEMLLIGTVPKDQMENFKKENKSTEDILELLTNEKEK
- the LOC124635313 gene encoding zinc finger protein 774-like isoform X2 encodes the protein MRRPCNRKILTADEKVKFLLKHGHMLKEKFIAKPPVNVKPPSPIKTPGVSKKKHNSNHPMIAKSGHLKKNAKCNMKLVGNILKNELMINDCTAKNGANGAVLRSPLPVGMNNNNDTAITDQNNTFHDFSDEECKLSGDVSAASNEVSDEEECSDNLEGKDTNKSKNGKKAGTKKKTSEQHIKLKNGVVLSLANFECDHCKKTFNKKAALRSHMYTHLGIKQFRCPHCPRLFKRRTNLHSHIDRTHKALADDPDIYVCNYCDKPFLDKETLKEHLASHSQSENPFKCIYCNKVFAYHTLLMQHERKHMVGGRHECTLCSMSYRCRNRLYMHVKSHLKIKDFVCQYCGKDFLRQNSLTRHVEVNHGGHRIVCPICKKNLKGHLTEHMRTHEKKRPHVCPECGQRFTQSTQMNVHRRSHTGARPYPCRICKRLFSHSNALMLHIRRHTGEKPFPCAMCPMSFSQLPHMKTHMRKIHGKENPYKCAKCNSFYKLKAQLDVHEKTCTAGTAAKPEPKGKKKKSIKGDDEIEVEASMSLSRMRFLLALLLTMIATKEKLKYLGFNKRLVDEILIESLEAMSQTPCKDESLPPVKRLRKNIEMLLIGTVPKDQMENFKKENKSTEDILELLTNEKEK
- the LOC124635313 gene encoding zinc finger protein 25-like isoform X3, with the protein product MANVKSRLKAPKSASTKKKTGLSKVKKSSGPKELLKNDNVVMRRPCNRKILTADEKVKFLLKHGHMLKEKFIAKPPVNVKPPSPIKTPGVSKKKHNSNHPMIAKSGHLKKNAKCNMKLVGNILKNELMINDCTAKNGANGAVLRSPLPVGMNNNNDTAITDQNNTFHDFSDEECKLSGDVSAASNEVSDEEECSDNLEGKDTNKSKNGKKAGTKKKTSEQHIKLKNGVVLSLANFECDHCKKTFNKKAALRSHMYTHLGIKQFRCPHCPRLFKRRTNLHSHIDRTHKALADDPDIYVCNYCDKPFLDKETLKEHLASHSQSENPFKCIYCNKVFAYHTLLMQHERKHMVGGRHECTLCSMSYRCRNRLYMHVKSHLKIKDFVCQYCGKDFLRQNSLTRHVEVNHGGHRIVCPICKKNLKGHLTEHMRTHEKKRPHVCPECGQRFTQSTQMNVHRRSHTGARPYPCRICKRLFSHSNALMLHIRRHTGEKPFPCAMCPMSFSQLPHMKTHMRKIHGKENPYKCAKCNSFYKLKAQLDVHEKTCTAGTAAKPEPKGKKKKSIKGDDEIEVEASMSLSRMRFLLALLLTMIATKEKLKYLANILVDV